In the genome of Paramormyrops kingsleyae isolate MSU_618 chromosome 5, PKINGS_0.4, whole genome shotgun sequence, the window TGCCTTGCCTAGAGATGAATAGCATAGTGCATTTTATCCCTTTTCCTCTATCTAAATATTTCCTGAATAAGAGTCCCAATTTTACTCTTGAATACCACAGAGGCATCATTTGTATAAAAAATGTACACCGTTGTAAATGGCTTTCATTGATGTGATCAAATGATGGCAAATTATAACAAGCATACCAATATATGACACTTAAAATTGAGAATGAACAGAATATACAGTTCCTTAATCCATGTGCAGTTAAATTGGATGTAAGCATACACTTGTACTAGTGTGTACTAGTGCATTGTGAAGGAGACTGACGGGGCTAACATTCTGACTCAGCATCTGAACAGATCTGCCCCAACCCGCGCCATTTCACGTTTCATCATGTGATTTTAAATAAACAGGCTTGGCCTGCTTCCTCAGCCTCTCCTGGGTGCGAAGATGCCTCCCCCTCTGACTGGCAAGTCCCATTGGTGGAATGTGGATCTGAAAGGGAAAATTAtccaatgaaaatgaaaaaatgaaaaaagctAATGGGTTCTCTGCCATCATAAAGTGTTTTAAGACGACATCAAAAGATACATCAAGATCAGAATACCACAGAATATTGGCCTCTTCAACCAAGTAGTGAAGCAgcagcacccccctccccaaacaagAATTATTTGCCTATTTGATTTAGAACAGGATCATCAGAGACTTGTTTGTAGACTAATTATATAGTGCTGTGAGTAGGGATCAGATTACTTACAGGCCTTGGATATGGATTCCGGTAGTGAAGACCTGTGAAATGCCAAAGTgtgttttcatttattaatttgtgTTATGCGTCACCTATAACTGTGATGTCACATTCCCACATATTAACCAGTTTAGCCGTCATGAATTTATTCTAGCtattaacaaaatgaaaaatatcaaAATGTTAAAGTCCATTATATATCACAACTAAAGATAACATTTCCAGATAAATCAGAATAAGAGCAGAGTAAAATAGAATTCCACCCCCCCTCATGCCATCCCCAACCCTCATTCAATAATATAACTCATAGGCCCCATTTATCAGAAACATATTTGCAAAAATACTTCCTTTTCTTGTCCTAATTACGAATAATAATGGGTTGTTTGTGAAATATCAGAGACTGAGGACAGAATTGACTCAGCTCACTTTAATATTGCAAATTATAATAaatgcatttacaaaaaatgtgtACATGCTTGACTGTGTTTAGTTCTGATAGACTGGTGTTGACAGTAAACTGACACAAAACGCAGTTAACTGAATTTGGTGCGTCTGATTTCTCTCTTTATATGCATGTCACTATTTCATAGTCACAAGTGGGAATGCACAAAATCCATGCAATGTCGAGtattatatatgaaatatacCTTGCCTTATGCTGTGTACTATGAGAGACACTTTAGACTGAGAATCTGTTGCTTAAAATGAATAGGAAACAGTCATCAGCAAACTCCCTGTGCATCACTGTGAAGTTAACATCAACATTCCTCTAACTAAAAAGCATTGTACATACATTACTTATAAAAGTTAAAATATGCCAATTTCCCACCAGGAATCAATGGAATACCATCTCATCTCTTTCACACTATCTGTACAGATGCCACAAGTTGTTATTTgtaagcaaattatatttgtgtCCCACCTagtgtgccctatgctgccagGGCACTGGCTCCAGACCTTCCCATCTCAGGTCTGTTCAGGGCAAGTGGTTGGCAAATTGATGGATTTCCAAATACGGTTCTCAGGTACATATCAGAATAACTATATATCAAAGCATTGCAACAAGATGTTTCAGTCCAACTCACCAATTTCAATCCTAGCTTGACATTCTTCTATGCATTTCCTGATGGATTCAGCATCAGTTAGCTGCAAACAGATTTATGCTTAATGAAACCAACTTATTTTGGTTACTCTATCTCATGAAAACCCACAGGGGAACACTCAGTACCTGTTTATTTTTCCGGAAGAGTGTCCTGGACTCCTGGACAATGTAGTTTTTCTCGATTTCCGTGTCATGTGGACGCGTACAGTGGGTCTGCCAGCTCCGAGCAATTCGCAGTATCCTCCTATACAGTGACAGAACCTCTTGCCGTGTGGCAAGCGTCATTGTGGGccattaaaaaaatctaataattaaaacaaataaaaaaataaagatgagaTGTTTTCAGTTATACACTCGCATTGTCGTCACTTCTTAACcacacaataaatataaaaacagaaacGTAAATAAGTGAAAGTGGGCACATTTTAATTCTAAAGCATTAACACACCGTACAGATTGAACTACATATTATAATCAGAACCACTAGGTGGCAATGTATAGCTTTTTAACTTATAAGACCAATCATTATCTGTACAGCTGCATGTCATAGAATAAAAGAAAGCATGTAAAACACATTGcagaaaacagaaacaaataTTTATTCGTTTAAAGTAAGCAGTTTTGGAAAATTAGTAATATATTCTGGTTACTGTTCGATGGCAAATGATGTAGTCTGGTATAACAAGAAACATGAGTAACTTGGATTGGATAGCTAGTTGATATGACTAAAGCACTTCTGGGGTAACGAATACTCATCCACTTACTACAGTCGTGTAAAGTTAATAGGACCAATAATTGATATATTCTAATACAGAACATAAATAAGAAACAATCCCTCCGGCTCGCAATTTTATAGGATATTTAGGGACAACCAGTAGTTAATAAAATAAGGACACAGAATAGAGAAAACAACACGAAGGAGCACAGCACCGGAGACAGTTTAAATGTCTAAAATACCTCGTTCGCTTCTCGAACACCTCGCTGGCTACACCCTCTCAGCAGCGTTTGTCGCTTTCTTATGACGATTGACACGTTTGCCGTGACGTAATACGCAGGCCGTGGGAGCTGCGGCGACGCTGATGCCCTGCAGGAAGTGATGCGGGGAAAATTCTCATTATTATCCACTCCGTAGAGACGGAGAAAAGGGGAAGGAAGGGGTAAGCGCAGAGAAAACAGGCATTTATAGTCAGGTATCCGCAGTTTACACATGAGGATCCGCGAGAGTGGCACACGCGTAACACAGCCGAAGTAAAGGACGTCGGAAACGAGGTGATTTCGATGAGGAAGCTGCTCCGTGTTGCCTAACCCCGAGTGAGCCTGAGCCTCGGGAGCGATGAGTGTCAGTTTCACGGTATTCACCACGGTCTAGAAGGTAAGTTCGCTGTTACCGGGGCCGTGCACCTTCTGTTGGATTACTTACGAGCTTTGACACTTTCTGTCGCTGTAGTTTGAACTTCACAGAACTGTCTGCGGAGGAGAATGTGGTGCGATCGGCGGGGCGAAGGTGCGGATGGGTACCCCCAGCTTGCCAAATAGCTTCTCATAACTACGGACGCGTTACTGTATTCAGGCAGGCGGCCCCTTTCGTAACTTTCGACACATGAACCACTTTTAAGAAGCTCGCTGAGTACTTGGTAAAATGTCCTCACTCTTTTTTATCATATATACAAATGAATAAGATGACCATCAGCAGCTGCTTACTGTGACCCTGCTACATCCAAATGTCTTTGTTACCCACTCGGCTAAGTGAATTAACCTCCCGACTCCTGGCTAAACAATGATCTCCGCGTTGTTTTATTACCGAACAGGAAAGCTCTGGCTGCATGCGAGAGAAAAACGACAGACGTCGGCCAGCTAGTTCGGGTTAGTGAACGTAGCTGCCTAGCCGGCTAGCTAATTCAGCTGAGATGCTTCCCAGTCGCCATTCTGACACACTGAAATATTATTAATTGTTCTTTTGGCTGTCGGTGCGGGTTGCCCGGCGACGTCGTGTGACTCGGTGGGTGTGTTGTGGTTTTGTCACGTTTTGCTGACCGATCGACTGCAAAAGTGCGTGGACTCGGGGTGGGATCGGACTGAGACGCCGTATGTATCCGTACGAGATCTGACGTggtaactgatttttttttctcgagACCAAGTCAGGAAGCCATCTCGACTGTGATGCAGCATCAGAGGAGTGTCTCATCAGTTATCATGGGGTCCACGCCGATTCGGAGCGGCCAGGCTCTCGTACCTCATGGTCTGAGAGTGCTGCCTGGGCATGCCCGCTGCGTGTGTGCGCGCTCCTTGCATTCACTTTTTCGAATGTAATTCATCTGATCCCAATTTGGACCCGTGTTACGCTCAGCTAGCACAGCATCCAGCTATTAGACTGTAGGCCCAATTTCACAGACAATGACTTTATTTTATGAATTACTTGCCGTTCAGGCTGTGAACCATTCTATCCTGCATAAGCATGCTCAGGTTTTGCTCTTTggcttttttcccctttttgcATAAATTTCATGTTGATGCTTTTCAGAGTTAAGCATATCCGGATTTAGGGATGCAAACTTTACCTGCTTGTTTGCACGTTTGTCAGCTTTTTAGTAGAGAAACTTTTCCCTCATTTTACCCCCATTACAGCAAAGTCCGAggttttttattaatgtttacgTTGTAACCACATAACTGTGATATTTGTAGAGTGGTTAGAAATAAAACAGGATTGCGGTTTTTGAGGCAGGTACAATGCTTAGCATTTGTAAAGTGGAAATTATCAGTATTAACTCGTTCACTGAATTAGCATGTTTATGATGAATTATATAGCGTTGCAACAAGTAATTCTGTCCCTATGGGTGCAGCCTATGTAATGTGATGCAGGGTTAATTCATACGTGCAGGGCTAGTCACGTGGCCAACCTCCAGGAGGTTTTGTATTGCAGCAACGCACAAGCGCGTACGCGCGCGCACGCTGACCATCCCGGAGCTGCTGACATGGCTGTAGGGAAATCTTTCTGTGCCAAAGGCCGCTGCCTCGCCGCGCTCCCCCGGGGCGGCCGCTGTAATTAAGCCGCCTCCCGAGGTGACGTCCCAGCGGAGCATCCTGCTGCCTAAAATCCGTGTCAGGTGGTGACCTTTTAGCGCTCTGGCGGACGCCGTTATGGCGACCCGCTTGTTGTCCTCTTTTGGTTACAGTGTTTCTGCGTTAACGTAACTGGTTATTCCAAAACAGCCAGTTCTAAATGAAGTAACGTTTAAACGCAAGATCTTTCAGACTTGCTGAAGCTGCAGTTTTGAGATCTAGGTTTACAGATATTAGAGCTCTCTTCTGTGGTCTGATCTCTGAAACAGCTGACACTTCAGTATTATTTGCGATCGATTTGCTGTAAGCCTGAACAAACTTAAACGTGCAGCTAGATGTACGTATTCTAAACGTTTTGATTTTGGTTCACGTTATGTGTTCATTCGCGGGCCTTTCAATGGCAGCTTTTGGAATGCAGAGTTATTATGAATCGTGTATGGTTTGTAACAGTGGTGGGCAGGAAGCTTGTGTAGACGGCAGCCTGGCAGTAATGACACTGCGGACAGGCGCACGAAAtcagctgcatgtgtgtgtggtgggggggataCAGAGATGTTTGCGCAACTTTGACAGGCTTCTGAAAGGTATTAACTGTCATACTGAGAGAGACTTGGATCGATTCAGCTCCCTCGCCGCTGATCTGGAGGCAAGAGGACACAGTGCTTGGCATTGGCAGAATGTCCATTTTGGAGCAGCAGATCTGCAGAGTGATGTGCATGGTTTTTATGCTTGAGCCAAAACAATCCACATACAGGTTAGTGTTGAAATCAGAAGAAAACCCCAAATAGTATGTTGAGCTTGGAGGTGTGAGATGCGATATATGGACTCCTGGTTTGGCTGTGGGGACACACAGAGCAGACCTGTCTTTGAAAAGGGGCAGGGTCAATTTATTTGGGGCCTCAACTGAGGCTGACATTGACCAAGCAGTGAAAATGATCGTGTCTTATTGGTCACTGTAATACAGATGCCACTGTAATGAAGAATAACTCTCCAATCGCTGACAGTTTCCCTTGTGCCTCTCACGGGCTTCCTAGCAAGACATTCTCTGGTTAAGTCTCTGTAATCCAGCGCTGAAGCAACATCCAAATGGTAACATGGCCACCTGGGTTATGTTAACCTAGACTATGGGATCACATGTCCCAGGCAGGATTTAGGTTAGTGGATTTCTAGTGAGGAAAACTGACATATTCAGATGAAATGTGGCTGCATTCAAtcagtgggggaaaaaattattaaaatattgttatttagCCGATCATTATCTAGGCAAGTTTCTCTTTTGGGCGTGGCAGCCTAGAGGGTGGTGCCCAGTGCAGCCACACTAGTTACATCACCCTAACAACAGGTCTGACATAGAGTATCAGGAGCCTTTGGCTGTCCAGTTCCATGCCTGCGTGTTAAGCTCTTAATCAAAACAGTCATtggattttattattatttttttaattctaaaCTTGGGTTCTTTAACCATCTGTGTATCCATGTCCATTATCCAGTCAGTTTATCTGCTAAAGCAATCATTATTTAACCACTAGAAAACAAATTGGTACAGGCTGAACTGGATGACACTGGCAACACAAAGCTGGACCCTAAGTGTTGTGCTGAGAGCCTGGGAGGTCGATAGGTTAGGGTGCCATTTGATGGAAAACCAGTTGCCATGTTTTAGTTGTGGGTTGGTGGAATCTCCTGCTTTGAGCTTTTTGTCTTCTGTAGTGCTGAGATCTGGGCTGCTTATACCACCTAATTTGCATGTTATTCTGCAGGGGTAAATAATGATTGTTACTCTTAGTTTATGTGTTTCCTGTTTCGTAAATGAAAGGTTTTAGAAAACACTAAATTTTTCTTCTAAACAATGACTAGCTATCTGGGCTTATGCTGccaattaaatataaataagacATTTGAAATGTAACTAATATTAACCACCCAtattccataactgcttatgcaGCACAAAGGCTCAGCAAGCCTGGAAcctgtcccagaatgcactgggcacaaggcaggaggacaccctggacaggatatcAGTTTGTCACAAGGCAAACACTCGCTCGCACAATATGGGCGATTTAAAGACACCGGTTTGCttatctgtgtgttttttgaactctgggaggaaaccagagtacccagaggaaacatTCAGTACCCAGGGAGAGCAGACACTGTCTGAGCAGGGCTACGATTCAAGGGCCCAGCCCTGcatgttaaatttcaccaattCATACTGAAAAGTTAAACTGTCTGGGGGTAACTTTACACCTCCTGTGAGCTCAGTGCCTCTTTATGGAACACTTCATGCTACTTGGTATGCCCAGTGTTCTCAGTGCTGGTTACATTCTCGCTAATAAAATCATGCCTTGTGTAGTTACAATCTCACATAGCCATATTTCATCTGAATTTGACTGCATCTATCCGGAGTCATGACCCATGGCGAGAAGATTTCTCCTTCAGTGATCAGTGTATGAAAAACACAGGCTGTTCTGTGGCTGAATGAACAACTTGCTATagcgtttttttccctttttataATGTCGAAGATTTACTATAATGATGTGTTTAAGGCACCAGCTGTTGGTTCTCTGAAGCGTGTGAGTCTGTCGCTGTGGCCCCAGACGCTGCTGGAGAGCCTGGGATCTGCAGCCGGGGCTCATCGCTGCTTCTCCACTCGCCGGGTATGTTTCCCTGGCTGTCGGTGAGGGACTTTCGGGTTGATGTGCCTTTTGGCTTTCTGATGAATTGTGAGAGTGTGGTTTGCTTTTGGAGTCAGAAAATGATCTccatcttgatttttttttttttttttgaagactTAACCAGCCATCtgttttgttgggggggggggggggggggttcttgtTAGATATGCGGTTGTGGATAACATTACGCCATCAGGCAGCAGAGTTTAAGCACGTCTGCACTTACCTTGTGCTTGTTCTGTTGTGGTCCAGCATTGATTGTTCCCAGCAGTGCTACCACCAATATCCATAACACTGTTCTAAGAATTTTTTAAGGCAAAAATTGTGCATGTTTTGCGTTCTCTAGTGAACCATATTGCTCAGATTTTTTTCTCCCGAGTAGATGTCCATCAAGCAGACGTTTGCCTGTTATACCTCTAAAAGACATCTCTGGGTTTGACCTCTTGGTTCCTGTAGACCATCTCGCCTTGAAGGGCTGGGCGGGGTTCAGCTCTGTGTCCCTGCTACTCAGTGGGGCTGCCGGTCTGGCAGCAGGGATTGGGTTGAACAGTGTCGGGTGGGATTATCAGATTAAGGTTGGGGTTGTCAGCCAGGCTGGCTCCGGTCTCAGGCAGCATTGTCAGCTTGCCAGCACTCAGAGGAGACTATGTCCATTGGTCTGGAGATGGAAGCGGATGAGCTGTGACGTTCCTGACCTTCAGATGGGCTCAGGGGTGTTGCTGGTTAGCCAGTACCTCTAATCACCCGTGTTAAAACCTGTAGTTGGAAAGTGAGTTGGGCTTTCTCTGCGCCCCCGCCAATGAAATGCTAAGTGGGAATATTTCAGGTCTTTATGTACTTTGAAATCTTAAGCTTGTCTGCATTTATGCGTCATCcattaacaaatacattaaACATAGCCTGATTATATATAGTATTTAAAAAGCCTTTATTCTGCTTGGGTGCCTTCTGTGTTGATTTTTATTAGGCAAATTTTGTTAGGAAGGAAATGGCAGCATttagattttatatatattgtgtCCAAACCTCTACAATAACATTGATGTCACAATGGCTAACCAGGAATGTGATTGGTTTAAAGAatctttgttctgtttttaaaaGCCACCTTGATAAAAATGACCCTTAACGTTAGCATATTCTTTCTGTCTTTGTTTTCTAAGATTGCCATATTATGTCAAAATGATAAAATCTTGCTGAAATACTTGCATAGCGTTCTTGTTTAAGGATGAGTGCTAtgactagggctgggcgatatgattCCAAAGCAATATTACAATTAGTTGAGCATTTTACTTCAATTTACTATTAATGAAtgattattttgtatttgtttttttgtttttcttgcctTCATATTTCACTGACAAGGTTTGTACTGTAAGTATTAAAGCTGTTTATTAAACTTATAAAGCTGGGATATTTTTTCTAATGAAAGACTATTTTTTTATGACTTCAAAATAATTGAAGGAAATACAGATGAACCATTTATGattatttattgaatattttgAACAACTGAAATTGCTTGAAATAAAATTGTCTTATGAAAGgtcatttttagttttaatgtaaaaagttcccaaaaaagtagaaaataaatatttcttgcaaacaaaataaatgacagTGGAATCCGCTTTTTCacatctgtctgggtgaaatacatcataacagatttttttcctttttctgtgtttcaggcacgttaccatctaattgacatttgtatatttattacataaatataaggtaataaaaccgATAATGGCTATTTACTGAATGTTactcaattttattaaaatctgtgactgaaaactaaaaatgccaaaagacatATCTCGTTTGTTTAGTTTTAGTTAAGGTTGGGGCTCGGTAGGGATTAAGGtggtcattgttgggattagggttttacccatagaaatgaatgaacggtcctcacaaaggtgtgtgtgtgtgtgtgtgcgcgtgtgtgtgtggatggggaAGTGAGGGAATATGGGAGAGAGGGGTAGCCCTTTCATTTCAACTGACTTTAAAGTTTGTTAGCAGTCAACCTGAAGATGTTGCTTAACTGTATTAAATACTtgaaggtgttggttttcctcTGGCATAAAAACTGATATTggtgccaaatgacatcacaatgcgaggctgtagtatattattgGGCTGGATGATGTGATATTAATATCAGCAACACATGTTATGtacatgcaattcttacatcgctagtcagcttGATTTAAGATCaggtttttctaaccctaacctccaACTAGGTACAGACATTATACTGCAGGAAGTTTAAGCTTcactgaaacatttttactctgtcataggaagaAACATGTTTTGCAATTCTAATGATTTTTCCTATTTAAGTTCTTCTAGTATATGCTTAAAAATCAgattaaagtttacctccgctgcttttaCATGAGTGCTGCATGCATTCTCTGTGACAACCATAATCTTTTTTTtgtccttgctgtttaaatcactcctagttGTGTGTGAGAAGCTTTTCTTTTGCTTTAAAATAATCACTGatcacaaaatcacattgcgaTGTTTGAACATTTTCCAATACAGTCCTGTCAtggtatattatacaaaatactttgcTTGTTCATGCCATCCTGATCTTGTTGTTCTTCCTACCAGAGCAATTAAAGATTGGGTCTTTTCATTTGTCCACATATCCattatagggctggacaataattcgatatcaatatatatcgcgatatattttttttcgataacggtgatacgatttttaaacacatttccgatatttcgatatacatttacatgtatcacaagtgctaaacagcgcgtattcaaatcgcatttgcatggtaatttgctgaacaacgcagctgtgaaacgtgatccaggtaaaacttttttagacagcataaataatattgaagcatttgtttaagcagactgttaaaagcaaaagcaacaaagcattttagactttgtaaagaaaccatagtaaccacgtgtatgatacttttcagagctgcgtcagagggaaatgactcgtgaatttaattttgacactggttagctttttgtgaaaacgaactacagtacaccccgcaggttttttgtgattttgtgagcgatctttgtgttttcagtgttggagaatataattaaaggtttgtatcaagaaacgacggtggtttttattgtttactggtaaatctctgctgttagttggtggtatgccttttgttagccaacatgtatgtcggggccggctctacgctggggcaacgcccccttaagcaaacgtcctgcccccttaaatcaaacttttagaagttgaggaagaaaataataattacccacaaactgaatatggacaagatttactacagtagctgaaaaatccactgaaaaaggcacaaacgagatgataagtttcacttcttgttcgctctttccctccgcgttctgtttgtgcgcgggctcacgcagcactcggcagatcccccactcaccctccccccagctaaacatccaatcactgttagtatgcaaatgagccagtttctcagtaggcagggcaaagcgaaatgagctgcgtgattgcggaaggtttggaggaaacagcaatctctctcgtcaaaatcatagtgattagtgagatcatggttcgaattatttttgtctgtttggggggggtcttgatcggggggtactgtaccccccagtaccccccgatcacgaccccccccaaatagacaaaaatagcagttttgggggggggggtattaacatttttcttgttgtttttttttttttttaagaaagaacctcaccttgtaggaaaattttatgtaaaacgattttagacacccctagtgtggatcgtaccatttgaaccaccttggcgctagaagcagcttagccagtcggttacgtcattcattctcattgagcgacttgttcgttgtgatttcaagattctttattcgtcacatacatagttataacaagtacaacatgtagtgaaatgaaccctgaccgatcctatttttcagttttatatttcaagactcggtgaattgattttttctttttcataacttagcctaccctttttagttttggtaatattggcaatagtgaaaagtgttttgttgggttcaaatatgtttgatataggccatccaattaaggtaaatgtcttgtttttaatctgatgaggaatattttattttattttttgttttacttttcagttttccccctgtgggattgccaccttactgtggtcaggggctttgcgtgcctcagtgaccctaagagctacaccagcagaagcttagccttcaggtgggacacccaagttggacaggtcttagggcagaggcctgacaaagtgcaatccaattacatgacaaaaacagttatccagagcaccaccccacccctttcccgcctttgtcgccaccatgtgcccccttcacatttctgtctgccccctcatatatgcatgtctagaaccggccccgatgtatgtacatatttatagcatgccgatcgcgtaaaacaaatcgcggcaatgccaaaaacccgtgcatgtacattctcagttattaacgcacataaatacatttcaagcacatgctaatatattgctgccatattggttttcg includes:
- the lyrm1 gene encoding LYR motif containing protein 1, whose translation is MTLATRQEVLSLYRRILRIARSWQTHCTRPHDTEIEKNYIVQESRTLFRKNKQLTDAESIRKCIEECQARIEIGLHYRNPYPRPIHIPPMGLASQRGRHLRTQERLRKQAKPVYLKSHDET